The nucleotide window CTGTTGATCTCCCAGGTCTCGGACAGAATAAGGCTCCTTTGGCCGGCGGTATTTCTGTCCCATGCGCCGAACACGACGAAACGCTTTGCAGGATTGACGAAGGACCAACTCCACTGCCAGTTTTGGCAGGTTGCCCCCACGGACTCCATGAACTCTCTACGTGTCATTTTTTCCTTGCGAACCTTACAACTCATTTATCCATTCAGAGTGGAAAGCAATAAATAAGACTATTTACTAACTTGATAACATCACATTTCCGGAGTTATCAAGAAAACTATTTTTACGGAAAATACTTTTTAGAGATTCATTTTTGTACAATCTGCCATAAGCAAAAGTATTATTCAAGAAAAGAGTTCCCAAATAAGTCATTACCTTGAATTACTTATGATGGGTTTCAGATCAGGTAGCAGTAGCTATAAAAAAAATGCTTGCGATAGGAAGGGGTGAAGTCTGAAAATAACTATTTCAACTGACTATCCTTGCTGCCTCTCCGATTGTAGAGCTCATTACTCTTAAGCTTTTTTTCCAGCTCTGACTGACAGGCAACACATAGCCTCACCCCTGGCAATGCCTTGCGCCTTGCCTCTGGTATTTCTGCCTCGCATTCCTCGCAATGGGTCAGGCTTTCACCCTTTGGCAATCTGCTTTTAGCAAGCTGTACAGCAGATTCCACTGTGGCATCAATCTGATCCTGCACCCCGCTATCTTTTGCCCACCCTACTGCCATAACATTCTCTTTGTATTTCAATCATTAAAACTAAAAGTTATTGCCTTAAGAGGTAAAAACAGCCTGGGAGTTTCTTCACCGAGTGACTGAAAGCCATATTGCGTGTAAAAACCTTTTGCCTTAACATTAATAGCATCCACAACCACTGCGTATATGGCAATCTCATCACTGATCACTAGTATCCGCTTTAATGCATCAGCCAATAACATCTTTCCAATTCCATTACCCTGCACCGATTTGTCAACGGCGAGTCTTCCTAAAAGCGCAGCAGGGATTGGGTGCTTTGGTAATTTTTTTAATACCTCTTCCGGTAATTGGTTCAGTTCTATAGAAAGGCTGCTCAGGGTGTAATACCCCATAATTTTATTTGGTTTTTCAATGGTTACAGCTACATAAACCCGGCTGATTTGCCTCTTGATATCCTGATTGGCCTGCCTTTTTATGTAGTTGTCCAAACTATCAATTCCACATGTAAATCCTGGCCGGTCATGTGCCGGGCTTAATGGCTCTATGATAAATTTGGACCAGTCATTCATTTACTGGTGATCCGCCGGGAATGTTCTTTTAAGACATCAGAGAGTTTTTTATTAAAACTAATATCACCTGATAATGCATTAAGGAATATCTCTGAATTTTTGGCATTTAAGGATATTGTATCATGTTTGCGAACTGTCTCTTCTGCCCGTTCCAATGCAGAGTTCAGGATGTAATTGCTTACTGTCTTTCCTTCAACGCTTGCGGCTCGCTCTAATAGTGTTTTAACCGTACCGCTCAGGCGGATATTAATTCTATCGCTTTTAAGACTTGCTGAAGTTTTCATAATTACTTCCTCTTTAAGGGCATTTAAATGCTAAAAATGTACAGCAAAAAGGTGCCTTTGTCAATCAGGTGGTATTTACTGTGGCAAGGCATACCTTACATAAGAATGCAATAATGCTTAGTGTTTTAGCTTTTTATACACAGATAAGCCCCCAGCACCCCGCCCTCTATCTGCTTTGACTTTACCTGAAACCCGCTTCTCTTTAACAGCTCATCCACAACCCAGTCATAGGTTGAATACTCCTCCCTGAAATGCCTTTCAGTATCCTCCCGCAATAGGTCCCCACCGTCTTTAGCAAGCTTGTCTATCAGGGCCTGTATGTTATTAATTGAATTTACTTCTTCAAGAATGACATCATGAATATACAGAAAGCCGCCGGGTTTGAGCATACTGCACATTCTTTTCAAGGCGATGCCCTTCCAAAAATCCGGCAGGTGATGAAAGGCCAGTGTTGTTACTATGACATCGGCAGGGGTATCTTTGTGCTCGTAGGTAAGAAACCCGGCATGGTGGAACATGATATTTGCAACCCCGGCCTTAACGGCCTTTGCTTTTGCATGTTCTATCATGACCTGTGAGACATCAATGGCATGAACCCTTTTAAACCTTTTTGCCGCCTGAATCGCAAAAGTGCACGTTCCTGAACCAAAATCAAGAAGCACATCGTTTATGTTATTACCAAACCTGTCGAGGATATTCCTGCTCTCAGCCTCAATGTCGCGGAAATCAGCATGCCGGGAGTCATATATATCCACTTCCTCCCTGCTGCTATAATCTGTACCAACCTGTTTAAATTCGTCGTACTGCCATATGTTTTTAGTATCCATTTGCATCATCATAACTTCACAACCCCTTTACAATCCGGGTAATCAGAGCAACCCCAGAACCGGTTGCCTGCGTTTTTCCCGCTTTTGGCGGTCCG belongs to Desulfatiglans sp. and includes:
- a CDS encoding DksA/TraR family C4-type zinc finger protein, which gives rise to MAVGWAKDSGVQDQIDATVESAVQLAKSRLPKGESLTHCEECEAEIPEARRKALPGVRLCVACQSELEKKLKSNELYNRRGSKDSQLK
- a CDS encoding class I SAM-dependent methyltransferase; the encoded protein is MDTKNIWQYDEFKQVGTDYSSREEVDIYDSRHADFRDIEAESRNILDRFGNNINDVLLDFGSGTCTFAIQAAKRFKRVHAIDVSQVMIEHAKAKAVKAGVANIMFHHAGFLTYEHKDTPADVIVTTLAFHHLPDFWKGIALKRMCSMLKPGGFLYIHDVILEEVNSINNIQALIDKLAKDGGDLLREDTERHFREEYSTYDWVVDELLKRSGFQVKSKQIEGGVLGAYLCIKS
- a CDS encoding GNAT family N-acetyltransferase; this encodes MNDWSKFIIEPLSPAHDRPGFTCGIDSLDNYIKRQANQDIKRQISRVYVAVTIEKPNKIMGYYTLSSLSIELNQLPEEVLKKLPKHPIPAALLGRLAVDKSVQGNGIGKMLLADALKRILVISDEIAIYAVVVDAINVKAKGFYTQYGFQSLGEETPRLFLPLKAITFSFND
- a CDS encoding DUF1778 domain-containing protein, with the translated sequence MKTSASLKSDRINIRLSGTVKTLLERAASVEGKTVSNYILNSALERAEETVRKHDTISLNAKNSEIFLNALSGDISFNKKLSDVLKEHSRRITSK